A genomic region of Chrysiogenes arsenatis DSM 11915 contains the following coding sequences:
- a CDS encoding methyl-accepting chemotaxis protein has translation MFNSLGSRIQLGVGIGFVLMTLVFIFVARGEIEAIAEEMLVDRARAITAMAENSRNYIGDLRGKYNAFNDERLFGELEKVKHLPFEAKMKELRQMGAYYTIPIVAGWRVAMDAAEKGGYTFRVPKFQARNPVNEPNAFEAEMIREIQNKRLPELYRFNRETNTLNYMMPIVMNQSCMLCHGVKADDPDGDGIDPLGFTMEGWKIGDVHGAYEVIMKLEPMQSAVLSATMKSIGVALVMLIGMGIFMVVFLRNALTNKINTVVEILSAASHKDFSKRAPEGGNDEIGVLTRAINTTFDQIGDSFGTITNASSHVARAASELNENTAMMAEGANELSDAVAQIASAAEEMSSTVIEISRLISESADQANEANTIASDGQRVVANAVGEINSVKDASVELTQMIDQLNKSASEIGQIIQVINEVSDQTNLLALNAAIEAARAGEHGRGFAVVADEVRKLAEKTQNATKEVADKIRSIQDGAARTNKTMTATQSRVDRGSELATQAAEALQTIVNVVKSLNDQFQQVAAASEEQSITTGEIAKSIENVKNVAETTASSAEESAQSIDNLSRQAVEMSNTVSEFRFTQKGNTGLALPAGKGYKGKHNR, from the coding sequence ATGTTTAATTCACTCGGCTCGCGCATTCAGTTAGGTGTCGGAATCGGTTTTGTGCTGATGACTCTGGTTTTTATCTTTGTCGCACGTGGTGAAATTGAGGCTATTGCCGAAGAAATGTTGGTTGACCGTGCTCGTGCCATAACGGCAATGGCGGAAAACTCGCGGAACTATATCGGCGATCTGCGTGGAAAGTATAACGCCTTTAATGACGAAAGGCTTTTTGGCGAACTGGAAAAAGTCAAGCATCTCCCTTTTGAAGCCAAGATGAAAGAGCTGCGCCAAATGGGTGCCTATTATACCATTCCTATTGTGGCCGGGTGGCGTGTCGCGATGGATGCCGCTGAAAAGGGCGGCTACACCTTCCGCGTACCCAAATTTCAGGCACGTAATCCGGTGAATGAGCCCAATGCTTTTGAAGCGGAAATGATTCGCGAAATCCAAAATAAACGTTTACCAGAGCTGTACCGTTTCAATCGCGAGACGAATACGCTGAACTACATGATGCCGATTGTAATGAATCAGTCTTGTATGTTGTGTCACGGCGTAAAAGCTGATGATCCTGATGGCGACGGCATTGACCCACTCGGATTTACCATGGAAGGGTGGAAAATTGGCGATGTTCATGGTGCCTACGAAGTTATTATGAAACTTGAGCCGATGCAGTCCGCCGTCTTGTCTGCCACGATGAAATCGATTGGTGTGGCGCTTGTGATGTTGATCGGGATGGGGATTTTCATGGTGGTTTTCCTTAGAAATGCCTTGACGAATAAAATCAACACGGTTGTTGAAATTCTGAGCGCCGCATCGCATAAAGACTTCTCAAAACGGGCTCCTGAAGGTGGAAACGATGAGATTGGCGTTCTGACACGCGCGATCAATACAACCTTCGATCAAATTGGCGACTCTTTCGGGACTATTACGAATGCAAGCTCACATGTGGCACGCGCGGCATCAGAATTGAACGAAAACACGGCGATGATGGCCGAAGGTGCCAATGAGTTATCGGATGCAGTCGCACAAATTGCCAGCGCTGCCGAAGAGATGAGTTCGACAGTTATTGAAATATCACGCCTGATTTCTGAAAGTGCAGACCAAGCGAATGAAGCCAACACCATTGCTTCTGACGGACAACGAGTGGTAGCCAATGCGGTTGGCGAGATCAATTCGGTGAAGGATGCCAGTGTAGAACTGACACAAATGATCGACCAGTTGAATAAGAGTGCCAGCGAAATTGGGCAAATTATTCAGGTCATTAACGAAGTCAGCGACCAAACAAATCTGCTGGCACTGAACGCCGCGATTGAAGCCGCTCGTGCTGGTGAGCATGGACGGGGGTTTGCGGTTGTCGCCGATGAAGTTCGCAAACTGGCCGAAAAAACACAAAATGCGACCAAAGAGGTGGCGGATAAAATCCGATCCATTCAGGATGGAGCCGCACGTACCAATAAAACGATGACGGCGACTCAGTCGCGCGTTGACCGTGGTTCGGAACTAGCAACGCAGGCGGCCGAAGCACTGCAAACAATTGTCAATGTCGTGAAGTCGCTCAATGATCAATTCCAGCAAGTGGCCGCTGCCAGCGAAGAGCAATCGATCACTACTGGTGAAATTGCCAAAAGCATTGAGAATGTAAAAAATGTTGCCGAAACGACGGCAAGTAGTGCAGAAGAGTCGGCGCAGTCTATTGATAACCTTTCCCGCCAAGCCGTCGAAATGAGCAATACGGTTAGTGAGTTCCGCTTTACGCAGAAAGGCAATACCGGACTTGCTCTCCCTGCAGGCAAAGGATACAAAGGGAAACACAACCGCTAA
- a CDS encoding anaerobic glycerol-3-phosphate dehydrogenase subunit C, whose protein sequence is MDTNLIAEELNSLIQGDVYFDQATRCLFSTDASIYQVMPLGVVYPKDDVDIQHVLRFATQKGIQIHARGAGSAIGGQSLGCGIVLDFLKYRHAILEINRAGYAWVEPGVRYADLNKAAKQYGLYFPPDPSSGNYCTVGGMIANNTSGAHSIKYGITGEYVEELEVVLHNGEKIHLKPRPVDSIEMQSILTANTLEAAIYRGVMATIEECRDLIAIGYPDIRYNVCGYNLRGVYQDGVINLVPLIVGSEGTLATIVRAKIRLNPIPKHTVLGMAMFRDIASSGEATVIAVNSGAAAVEILDSSLVKKARAVDPVLDKNLPAELDNVLMIEFDGDDLGECEALLEAVRKEIMETNTYAFRFDSARTPQEQESLWAIRKAAVPLANKLKGDAKAIGFVEDAAVPLHNLVEYYREVYECSARHGVEFSVYGHAGKGLLHVRPILNMKKPEDIAKFRKISQELFRVVERLNGTPCGEHGDGRVRSRYIKCLYPNLFPYFLKIKDIFDPKHLLNPDVKTNPDDEADTRNLRYGAEYRPVVDTKRTVLHWAEEGADYQAQIEMCHGCSTCMTVDTVVTMCPMYKLKRDEKAAPKAKANMLRHLIQGNLDPATFPYSAEAKEIMDQCITCQSCYHECVSNVNIPKLMLEAKARYVARNGQTFQNKVLTAVERTARLNSSLASLVNPLLKTTLMRTVMDATVGVAKERSPLIFHKETAVKYASTRSHLANPIRKVVYFTGCAANYMQTDVAKAAIRVLEHNNIHVEVPEQHCCGLPKLSNGSAKEARYDVISNAGIFAYYVKKGYDIITTCTSCNLSLKEEWLYTTENDDTHLVARNTWHISEYLLKLAEENLLKTDFSYTMPERVTSFSYHTPCHLKVQKIRSTSVDLLRMVPGLQFHVLQAGCCGMSGSWGMKKQNYATSVAIGKNLGETIAAIGTDGITDCPTCRMQIQDLARGKDGHHPIQILASAYGLKS, encoded by the coding sequence ATGGATACAAATCTCATAGCCGAAGAGCTCAACAGCCTGATTCAGGGTGATGTATATTTCGATCAAGCCACGCGCTGTCTTTTCTCTACCGATGCTTCAATTTACCAAGTAATGCCGCTCGGGGTTGTTTACCCCAAAGATGATGTCGATATTCAACATGTGCTCCGTTTTGCGACACAAAAAGGGATTCAGATTCACGCTCGTGGTGCTGGAAGTGCCATTGGCGGACAAAGTTTGGGTTGTGGCATTGTGTTGGATTTCCTGAAGTATCGTCACGCTATTCTTGAAATCAACCGTGCGGGATACGCGTGGGTTGAACCCGGTGTGCGGTACGCGGATTTAAATAAAGCGGCCAAGCAGTACGGTTTGTACTTTCCGCCAGATCCTTCAAGCGGCAATTACTGCACAGTTGGCGGGATGATCGCCAATAATACCAGTGGTGCGCATTCGATCAAATATGGCATCACCGGCGAGTATGTTGAAGAACTCGAAGTCGTGCTGCATAACGGTGAAAAAATTCATCTGAAACCACGGCCAGTCGATTCGATAGAAATGCAATCAATTCTGACGGCGAATACGCTGGAAGCGGCAATTTATCGCGGTGTCATGGCCACGATCGAAGAATGCCGTGATTTGATTGCCATCGGGTATCCTGATATTCGCTATAACGTGTGCGGCTATAATTTACGCGGCGTGTACCAAGATGGAGTCATCAATCTGGTTCCTCTGATTGTCGGGAGTGAAGGGACGCTGGCAACAATCGTCCGTGCAAAAATCCGCTTGAACCCTATTCCGAAACACACGGTGCTTGGTATGGCAATGTTTCGCGACATTGCATCAAGTGGCGAAGCGACGGTGATTGCCGTCAACTCTGGTGCTGCAGCGGTCGAAATTCTTGATAGTTCACTCGTCAAAAAAGCGCGGGCGGTTGATCCGGTGCTGGATAAAAACCTTCCCGCAGAGCTCGATAACGTTTTAATGATCGAATTTGATGGCGACGATTTGGGTGAATGCGAAGCCCTGCTCGAAGCGGTACGCAAAGAGATCATGGAAACGAATACCTACGCGTTCCGCTTTGATAGCGCACGCACGCCACAAGAACAGGAGTCGTTATGGGCAATCCGCAAGGCGGCGGTTCCGTTGGCGAACAAGCTGAAGGGTGACGCGAAGGCGATCGGGTTTGTCGAAGATGCGGCGGTTCCACTGCACAATCTTGTCGAATACTACCGTGAAGTGTATGAATGTTCCGCACGACATGGCGTTGAGTTTTCCGTCTATGGCCATGCCGGCAAAGGGCTTTTGCACGTCCGGCCTATTCTGAATATGAAAAAGCCCGAGGATATTGCGAAGTTCCGCAAAATATCGCAGGAGCTTTTCCGTGTTGTCGAGCGCTTAAATGGAACGCCATGTGGCGAACATGGTGATGGCCGTGTCCGGTCACGGTATATCAAGTGCCTTTACCCGAATCTTTTTCCTTACTTCTTAAAAATTAAAGATATTTTTGATCCGAAACATTTACTGAATCCTGACGTAAAAACAAATCCTGACGATGAAGCCGACACCCGCAATCTGCGCTACGGTGCCGAGTACCGTCCCGTGGTGGACACGAAACGGACGGTACTGCATTGGGCAGAAGAGGGTGCCGATTACCAGGCCCAAATTGAAATGTGCCACGGCTGTTCGACGTGTATGACGGTCGACACGGTGGTGACGATGTGCCCGATGTACAAACTGAAGCGGGACGAAAAAGCAGCCCCCAAAGCCAAAGCCAACATGCTGCGCCATCTGATTCAGGGGAACCTAGACCCCGCAACCTTTCCGTATTCGGCGGAAGCCAAAGAAATCATGGATCAATGTATTACCTGCCAAAGCTGCTATCATGAGTGCGTTTCCAACGTCAATATTCCGAAACTGATGCTGGAAGCGAAAGCCCGCTACGTGGCTCGGAATGGACAGACGTTTCAGAATAAAGTACTGACGGCGGTGGAACGGACGGCGCGGCTCAACAGTTCATTGGCGTCTCTTGTCAATCCGCTCTTGAAAACAACACTGATGCGCACCGTTATGGATGCCACGGTCGGTGTGGCTAAAGAGCGCTCGCCATTAATCTTTCATAAGGAAACGGCGGTGAAGTATGCCAGTACGCGTAGCCATTTGGCGAATCCGATACGTAAAGTTGTCTACTTCACCGGATGTGCCGCCAATTATATGCAGACTGACGTTGCCAAGGCTGCCATTCGGGTGTTGGAGCATAATAACATTCACGTCGAAGTTCCAGAGCAACACTGCTGCGGACTGCCAAAGCTCTCCAATGGGAGTGCGAAAGAAGCGCGGTACGATGTCATTTCAAATGCGGGAATTTTTGCCTATTATGTCAAAAAAGGGTACGACATTATTACGACCTGTACCTCGTGTAATTTAAGTCTGAAAGAAGAATGGCTCTATACAACTGAAAATGACGACACGCATTTGGTGGCGCGCAATACGTGGCACATTTCAGAATATCTCCTGAAGCTTGCCGAAGAAAATCTCCTAAAAACCGATTTTTCGTACACCATGCCTGAGCGGGTTACCAGTTTTTCGTATCACACCCCTTGCCATTTGAAAGTGCAAAAAATTCGTTCGACCAGCGTCGATTTACTGCGCATGGTTCCAGGCTTACAATTCCATGTTCTGCAAGCCGGGTGTTGTGGTATGAGTGGAAGTTGGGGAATGAAAAAGCAAAATTATGCGACATCGGTCGCCATCGGGAAGAATCTTGGGGAAACTATCGCAGCAATTGGCACCGATGGTATCACCGACTGTCCTACCTGCCGCATGCAGATACAAGATTTAGCACGTGGCAAAGATGGGCATCATCCAATACAAATTTTAGCCTCAGCCTACGGTTTGAAGAGCTAA
- a CDS encoding EAL and HDOD domain-containing protein: protein MAQHYLARQPILDETNTIHAYEILFRQSQGMNRMITDHDAVNELLIRNTLGTYTREDLLGTHLGFINVDHTFFLRNYGTLFPKKNFIFEILGSTQVTPELIACIASLHSEGHVFALSEFVFEEWYIKNFSPLFRYVSYIKVDLRKNSMQRIKLLAANFQKKLGCKMVAEKVESIQEFAACKQIGFHYFQGYFFAQPQLLSKETVDPSLTKVLNIIAMLNSDDTDTGAIVKIFEQSPELSLSLVNFMNSGAFGLRQAIRSIQHALTLLGRKKLVSWLTVIACSATPNGKRHPALITALVRAKIMESLMEMYEDGKYRNTADSAFFVGMLSLVDVILNVPKAQVLENIKAHEKICQAVLQGEGTLGLMLQAIIFYEKEDFAAADGIMENLLIPAKALNEIVLKSYIWADAILAS, encoded by the coding sequence ATGGCGCAACACTACTTGGCACGTCAGCCGATTTTGGATGAAACCAATACCATTCATGCATATGAAATTCTTTTTCGCCAATCGCAAGGGATGAATCGGATGATCACGGATCATGACGCCGTCAATGAGCTGCTCATTCGCAACACATTGGGAACCTACACTCGTGAAGACCTGTTAGGGACACACCTTGGCTTTATCAATGTCGACCACACTTTTTTTCTGCGCAATTATGGCACGTTATTCCCGAAGAAAAATTTTATCTTTGAAATTCTCGGTTCTACACAAGTCACCCCCGAACTGATCGCTTGCATCGCCTCGCTCCACAGCGAAGGGCACGTTTTTGCCCTCAGCGAGTTTGTTTTTGAAGAGTGGTATATCAAGAATTTTTCACCACTCTTCCGTTATGTTTCCTACATCAAAGTAGACTTACGCAAAAACAGCATGCAGCGCATTAAACTCTTAGCGGCGAATTTCCAGAAAAAACTGGGGTGTAAGATGGTCGCGGAAAAGGTTGAAAGCATTCAAGAGTTTGCGGCATGCAAGCAAATTGGCTTTCACTACTTTCAGGGGTATTTCTTTGCGCAACCACAATTGCTCAGCAAAGAGACGGTCGACCCATCGCTGACGAAGGTGCTGAATATTATCGCCATGCTCAACAGTGATGATACCGATACCGGTGCTATTGTGAAGATATTCGAACAGTCGCCAGAACTTTCGCTTTCTTTAGTCAACTTCATGAACAGTGGCGCTTTTGGTTTACGACAAGCAATCCGTTCCATTCAACATGCCCTTACATTACTTGGCCGAAAAAAATTAGTGAGTTGGTTGACAGTGATTGCCTGCTCAGCTACCCCGAATGGCAAACGCCATCCAGCGCTGATTACCGCTTTGGTTCGTGCGAAAATCATGGAATCACTGATGGAAATGTATGAAGACGGGAAATATCGCAATACTGCCGACAGTGCATTTTTTGTCGGCATGCTCTCTTTAGTCGACGTTATCCTTAACGTCCCCAAAGCACAAGTTTTGGAAAACATCAAAGCCCATGAAAAGATTTGTCAGGCCGTATTGCAAGGCGAAGGGACTCTGGGCCTCATGCTGCAGGCGATTATTTTCTATGAAAAGGAGGATTTTGCGGCAGCAGATGGAATTATGGAAAATCTTCTCATACCAGCGAAAGCGCTGAATGAGATTGTGTTGAAAAGCTATATTTGGGCAGATGCGATACTCGCAAGCTAA
- the gyrB gene encoding DNA topoisomerase (ATP-hydrolyzing) subunit B produces MSQAESNNNPQLYNADNIKVLEGLDAVRKRPGMYIGSTGPAGLHHLVYEVVDNSIDEALAGHCNRVEVIIHTDNSVTVIDNGRGIPTEMHKGQNRSAAEVVMTVLHAGGKFDNSSYKVSGGLHGVGISVVNALSAELELEIKRGGKIHRQTYHRGAPEMPLAVIGDTKSTGTKIRFLPDHEIFETLEFSFDILSNRLRELAFLNAGITIVVTDERIEKSHEFFYEGGVRTFVTFLNKNKATLHPDPIFITGEKSDIVVEIALQYNDTYSETIFSYANNINTVDGGTHLIGFKTALTRCVNSYLQKTTIKGVEKMALTGEDIREGLTAVVSVKIPDPQFEGQTKGKLGTTEAKSVVESIFGEKFSEFLEENPDVAKQVISKSVSAARAREAARKARELTRRKGVLESNSLPGKLADCSEKDPALSEIYFVEGDSAGGSAKQGRDRRTQAILPLKGKILNVEKARFDKMLTSDEIKYIITALGTGIGKDDFDINRIRYHKIIIMTDADIDGAHIMTLLLTFFFRQMREVIERGYLYLAQPPLFKIQKGKKEVYVKTERELHEYLIDLALDNVVFEREGKQFTPDDMKEFLRLITESERLLHIYRKKGFEIFFIKELAKNAVAVETELRDIKAAEEVVQSCVQRYGHAAENFAISFNDDTSSFDIAYTSRDLGVESTVVMNNKVVSSVEVRKLSQIYQKLRRTMGRSPFTILDGEREVELGSYLKFKDYIINRGKKGINLSRYKGLGEMNPDQLWETTMNPDARTLLQITIDDLVEADGAFTVLMGDAVEPRRDFIYENALRVRNLDV; encoded by the coding sequence ATGTCTCAGGCCGAAAGTAACAACAATCCTCAACTCTATAATGCCGACAATATTAAAGTGCTGGAAGGGCTTGATGCCGTTCGTAAACGTCCCGGAATGTATATCGGATCAACCGGCCCGGCTGGCTTGCATCACCTTGTGTATGAAGTGGTTGATAACTCCATTGACGAAGCGCTTGCCGGACATTGTAACCGAGTTGAAGTAATTATTCACACTGATAATAGTGTCACGGTTATTGATAACGGGCGTGGTATCCCAACCGAAATGCACAAAGGGCAAAATCGTTCGGCGGCGGAAGTCGTTATGACGGTGCTGCACGCGGGCGGGAAGTTCGACAACTCTTCGTATAAGGTTTCTGGTGGTTTGCATGGAGTTGGTATTTCTGTTGTGAACGCCCTTTCGGCTGAACTTGAATTGGAAATTAAACGAGGTGGAAAAATCCACCGTCAAACATACCATCGGGGCGCACCCGAAATGCCTCTGGCTGTTATTGGTGACACGAAGAGCACCGGAACAAAAATCCGTTTTCTCCCAGATCATGAAATTTTTGAAACGCTTGAATTTAGTTTTGATATTTTATCCAATCGCTTGCGTGAACTCGCGTTTTTAAATGCGGGCATTACGATTGTTGTCACGGATGAGCGGATTGAAAAATCGCATGAGTTTTTCTATGAGGGGGGCGTTCGGACATTCGTGACGTTTCTCAATAAAAATAAAGCGACTTTGCACCCCGATCCGATTTTTATCACTGGTGAGAAAAGCGATATTGTGGTCGAAATTGCGCTGCAATATAACGACACCTACTCTGAAACGATTTTCTCCTATGCCAATAACATCAATACCGTCGATGGTGGTACTCACCTGATCGGTTTTAAAACAGCACTGACTCGTTGTGTCAATTCCTACCTGCAAAAAACGACGATTAAAGGCGTCGAAAAGATGGCATTGACGGGCGAGGATATCCGTGAGGGATTGACGGCCGTTGTCAGTGTTAAAATTCCAGACCCACAGTTTGAAGGGCAAACCAAAGGGAAGCTTGGAACGACGGAAGCCAAAAGTGTGGTTGAATCAATTTTTGGTGAAAAGTTCTCTGAATTTCTTGAGGAAAACCCCGACGTTGCGAAGCAGGTAATCAGCAAATCCGTGAGTGCCGCACGGGCTCGCGAGGCAGCCCGCAAAGCGCGCGAACTTACACGTCGCAAAGGGGTTTTAGAAAGCAACTCGTTGCCTGGCAAGCTGGCTGACTGTTCCGAAAAAGATCCGGCGCTCAGTGAGATTTACTTTGTAGAAGGTGACTCGGCAGGAGGTTCTGCCAAGCAAGGGCGTGACCGTCGGACGCAGGCGATTTTGCCGCTCAAAGGGAAAATCCTGAACGTCGAAAAAGCGCGTTTCGATAAAATGCTCACTTCAGATGAAATTAAATACATCATCACGGCGCTGGGAACGGGTATTGGCAAAGATGACTTTGATATTAACCGTATCCGCTATCATAAAATCATCATTATGACGGACGCCGATATTGATGGCGCGCATATCATGACCCTTTTGCTCACGTTCTTCTTCCGTCAAATGCGCGAAGTTATTGAGCGTGGGTATCTCTATCTGGCGCAGCCGCCACTGTTTAAGATTCAAAAAGGGAAAAAAGAGGTTTATGTCAAAACAGAGCGTGAACTTCACGAATACCTGATTGATCTGGCACTCGATAATGTCGTGTTTGAGCGTGAAGGAAAACAATTTACACCAGATGATATGAAGGAATTTCTCCGCTTGATTACTGAGTCGGAGCGGCTGTTGCATATCTATCGCAAAAAAGGGTTTGAAATTTTCTTCATCAAAGAATTAGCCAAAAATGCCGTAGCGGTTGAAACTGAACTACGTGACATTAAGGCCGCCGAAGAAGTGGTGCAGAGTTGTGTGCAGCGGTATGGGCATGCGGCAGAAAACTTTGCGATCTCATTTAATGATGACACCTCTTCTTTCGATATCGCCTATACCAGTCGTGATCTCGGGGTCGAATCGACGGTGGTTATGAACAACAAAGTGGTGTCGAGTGTAGAAGTTCGCAAGCTGAGCCAGATTTACCAAAAACTGCGTCGCACCATGGGGCGGAGCCCATTTACGATTCTTGATGGTGAGCGCGAAGTGGAGTTGGGCTCGTATCTCAAGTTTAAGGACTATATTATCAATCGTGGTAAAAAAGGGATTAACCTCTCCCGTTATAAAGGTCTGGGGGAAATGAACCCTGATCAATTGTGGGAAACAACGATGAATCCCGATGCCCGTACGTTGCTGCAAATTACAATTGACGACCTGGTCGAAGCTGATGGCGCCTTCACGGTGCTGATGGGCGATGCGGTAGAACCACGGCGTGATTTTATTTACGAAAATGCGCTTCGGGTACGCAATCTCGACGTATAA
- a CDS encoding chemotaxis protein CheA codes for MMDEQAELRYAFSVEVGELLEEIENALQCLQDDHANSEALNQLFRAVHTLKGSAAIMGFALLEELCHSVEYLLVSLRQKSVCLTVPFTLLLVEFHQLAIPLINALLDTPELSDAALLQKYDDVVRRIQEYSVPMHDVANKNTIIATLSEDEMAGFDMDSPPIVAPSRPNAEHAYAVLNQEKRLIRVDALRLDELIDLSAEMVTATAMLESLLREQRNQRALEGVGIISLLAKQVQEKTMSFRMVPIHTLFRRFPRIVQSTAAELGKEVQLHFHGGETELEKNVADKLYDPLLHMIRNALDHGLELPQERKTSGKQTQGIIRLHAAQEAGYVIISLRDDGRGIQRERIVASAVQKGLIASPEGALSDREVLDILCLQGFSTTEVASKLSGRGVGMDVVRATISALRGHLELASEPQSGTCFTIRIPLSLSVVDAFLVGVGTTKIVIPIAQIQETIAISPAEERKMKEIGYTNLRGAVLPCMRLRGLLHVEYSAAEADQYIIVVRHSGRQIGLLVQYLYGEVKAVVKPLGKFYQDVPYFAGATILPDGSIAFVLEVSAVVIEE; via the coding sequence ATGATGGACGAACAAGCGGAGCTACGATATGCGTTCAGCGTAGAAGTTGGCGAGCTGCTTGAAGAAATTGAAAATGCCTTGCAATGCCTGCAGGACGATCACGCTAATAGCGAAGCACTGAATCAACTTTTTCGTGCGGTGCATACGTTAAAAGGATCCGCCGCGATTATGGGTTTTGCGCTCTTAGAAGAGCTGTGTCACAGTGTTGAATATCTCCTTGTTTCCCTGCGGCAGAAATCGGTATGTCTGACCGTTCCTTTTACCCTCTTGCTGGTTGAATTTCATCAACTCGCCATTCCGTTAATCAATGCATTATTGGATACTCCTGAACTATCAGACGCTGCACTGCTGCAAAAGTACGACGACGTCGTGCGGCGCATTCAGGAATACAGTGTGCCGATGCACGACGTTGCCAACAAGAACACGATAATCGCCACCCTTTCTGAAGATGAAATGGCGGGATTTGATATGGATAGCCCGCCGATTGTTGCTCCCTCTCGCCCCAATGCGGAACATGCGTATGCGGTGCTGAATCAGGAAAAACGGCTTATTCGCGTTGATGCGCTGCGGCTTGATGAACTAATCGACCTCTCCGCCGAAATGGTAACCGCTACCGCTATGCTTGAATCGCTTCTGCGTGAGCAGCGTAATCAGCGCGCTTTGGAAGGGGTAGGGATCATTTCACTCTTGGCGAAGCAGGTACAAGAAAAGACGATGTCGTTTCGAATGGTTCCAATTCATACCTTATTTCGCCGTTTCCCACGCATTGTGCAGTCCACAGCAGCGGAGCTTGGCAAGGAAGTACAGCTCCATTTTCATGGAGGCGAGACGGAGCTGGAAAAAAATGTCGCCGATAAACTCTACGACCCACTGTTGCATATGATTCGCAATGCGCTCGATCATGGACTGGAACTGCCACAGGAAAGAAAAACGTCAGGAAAACAAACACAAGGGATCATCCGTTTACATGCTGCGCAAGAAGCGGGCTACGTGATCATTTCGTTGCGCGACGATGGACGGGGCATTCAGCGCGAGCGGATTGTGGCAAGTGCCGTGCAAAAAGGGCTGATTGCATCGCCAGAAGGGGCACTCAGCGATCGAGAAGTGCTCGATATACTCTGCTTGCAAGGATTTTCGACGACCGAAGTCGCCAGTAAGTTATCTGGCCGCGGTGTTGGGATGGATGTCGTGCGCGCCACCATTAGCGCGTTGCGCGGGCACTTGGAACTTGCCAGTGAACCGCAGAGCGGCACGTGCTTTACCATCCGCATTCCGCTTTCGCTCTCTGTGGTCGACGCATTTTTGGTTGGCGTTGGCACCACAAAAATTGTAATCCCGATAGCGCAGATTCAAGAAACTATAGCAATATCTCCCGCTGAAGAACGAAAAATGAAAGAAATCGGGTATACGAACCTGCGCGGCGCTGTGCTCCCCTGTATGCGCCTTCGTGGACTGCTACATGTCGAATATTCAGCCGCCGAAGCGGATCAGTACATTATTGTTGTGCGCCATTCCGGTAGACAGATTGGTTTGCTGGTACAATATCTCTACGGGGAAGTGAAAGCTGTGGTCAAACCGCTAGGAAAATTCTATCAGGATGTTCCGTATTTTGCTGGTGCGACGATTCTCCCTGACGGCAGCATAGCTTTTGTGCTTGAGGTGAGTGCGGTTGTTATAGAAGAGTAA